Part of the Pseudodesulfovibrio hydrargyri genome is shown below.
GCTGCGCAGGCGCATCACCATCAAAACCATCGAAAAGGTGGACGAGATCTGGCCGCTGGCAAGGGCCAAGTAGCCGACATACCGATACCCGTGAAAAAGGCCCGGACCATGTTGGTCCGGGCCTTGTTTCTTTTCGCGGATCGCCTTCGCCTAGCGCGGGGTCACGTCCTTGACGGCGTTGCCCGACGGCATGGACACCGGGATGGGCGCGTAGTCCGAGCGGGTGAAGTCGAGCTTCTTGAGGTCGATGGCCCGCAGGGTCTGGTCGCCGTAGTCGGCGAAGTAGAGCACCCGGTTGGTCAGGTCCTCGATGGCCGTCCACTGGGTGTAGTCGGCCACTTCGCCCTGAGGGGTCTTGTCCCGGCTGACGCCCTTCATGACGTCCACCTGGTTGAGCAGGTGCCGGGCGAAGACCACGGCTTCTTCGGCGTTTTTCGGCTGGTAGGCGAAATTGCCGAGCACGGCGGCGCGCACGAACCGGGACGGGGGCGTGCAGTCGCCGGGCAGGCCGAACAGGCCCGAGCCGTTGCCCGTGCCCTTGAAGGTCACGCCATTCAGCTCAAGCGCTGGATGTATCCTGTTGGAAAGGTTGACATAGTTGCGCATGTTGGCCCAATGGCCCGGCAGGGGCGGCTCGTTGGTCATCACGCCCAGCGGGTTGTCGTAGACGTTCAGCTTGCCGTCGATCCACTCGGCCACCATGCTGTTGCCCTGCGCGTCGTGCACGGCCAGATGCAGCACCGGGATGCCGCCCAGCCCGGCCAGTTCCTTGCCCCAGACGAACACGCCGGGCAACGCCTTCTTGACCTCGGCCACGGTCTCGAAGGTGCCGAGAATCCAGTCGGGCACCAGGGTCACCTCCAGGGCCTTGGCCTCGCTCCCCTTGGGCACGGCCTGGTAGCCGACCGACGGGAGCCACAGCACCTTGGCGGCCAATCCTTTCTCGTTCATGCCGTCGGTGGACGCCTCAAGGCCCAGGACGGAAAAGGCCACAAACCCGTTGTGCTGCCGCCAGCGCATCCCCTGCTTCTTGCCGGGCGCTTCCGAAGACCACTGTTTCCCCCGGGGGTAGACGGTCACCTTGGCCTGGTCGTCGATGCCGAAGTCCATGGACCGCCCGCCCACGATGGTCCCGTCCCCGGCCTTGACCACGAAATCCGTGCAGGCCATGGCGGGCGCGGCCACCAGCAACAGGGCAAACAATATGATAAGCATACGGTATAGCATAAAAACTCCTTGTGAATAGGGTAGGTCCCGCCCACCGGACAGGACGGTCGATATGCGCCATGAATACCCCTCCCCCGCATGGGGTGTCGAGTCGTAAATAACATAATACCCAACTTGACACCGCGTCGTGCTCTCCTCTTCTTCCGGCATTTCGCCGGACAGGAACGCAAAAAAGCTCCCGCCCATTTTTTGAGCGGGAGCCTCTTTTTACTCTCTGGACGGGAATGTCCGGGGACGGGCGCCCGACAACCCTCGAAGCGGTCTTCACGCCCTGATTCTATAGGACTAATCGTCGCTCCCATGGCGTTTGAACTGCACGTAGCCGATGCCGCCGGACCGGGCGCGGCCGGGTTCCACGGGGCGGCCGACGAGGGTGTCGTCGAGCTTGAGCCTGCCGGACCCGGCGGCCAGGATCTGCCGGGCGCGGGCGGCCACGGCGGGCGGCACGGGCGGCTTGTCGTAGCGGGCCAGCAGCCGCTCGTCCGCCTCCAGGCCGACCATGAGTTCAAGCAGGTCGTTGGTCACGGTCAGGCCGGGATTGAACTTGTGGGACTGGATCAGGTAGTCCAGGGAGCGGGTCCAGTCCTTGTTCTCGTAGTGGGCGCGGGCCAGGTTGTAGAAGAGGTTCTCGTCGTCCTTAACGTATTCCAGGGCGCGCAGGAAGAAGGCGATGGCCAGGTCGAACAGGCCGCATTTGCGCAGGACGATTCCCAGGTCGTTGAACAGGAACTGGTCACGGCCCTCGAAGTGGGCCCCGCTGCGGGCGAGGTCGTTGAACAGGGCGGCGGCCCGGACGGGCTCGCCCTGCTCCAGGTAGACCAGTCCCAGGCCGAACAGGCCGTTGAACACGCGGCCGTCGATGGTCGAGGCCGGGGCGTCCTCCGGGGTGCCGCGCTCGAGCATGGCCGGAATGACGTGCTCCTCATAGTAGGCCAGTTCGGGCGAGTACTCCGCGACCAGGTCGTCCAGGGAGATCAGTTCGGCCTCGCCGATGGGTAGGTGGCGGTCGCCGAGCAGGCGGCTGACGAAGTCGTCCTTGCCGGTCTGCTCCACGAAGCGAAAGGTCAGGCTCTCGTGGGTGCGGCTGTTCGCGCCCATGCCCATCTTCACCGGGGTGGCGGCGGAAAAGACGCAGCGGACCAGGCCGCCCGCCATGAAGACCCGGCCGGACGGCCCGGCCAGGGACTCCTCTCCGTTATCAAGATGCAGGGCAAAGAAATCGTCGTTCATGGACCCTCGGCTGCGGCTTTGGGCGGAGCCGGAGCGCCCCGCTTGTACTCATGCTTTTCCTTAGCCGGGCGCGGGGGGCGGTGTAAAGCACGGATTTGGCGGACAGGGGTGGACACGGCGGCGTTCGGACTTACCTTATGTCCGGGCCGGGGGCGACGTTGCCAGTCCGGTCCTTTTCAGCTATGGAAACCCTCTGCCGGGAGCGCCCGGCCCATCACAACACCGTTTCGGAGCACGACATGCCCATTTTCGAATACAAGTGCAATGCATGCGGCAACGAATTCGAGGAACTCGTCTTCGACCGCGACGAATGCCCCCCCTGCCCCAAATGCCAGTCCGGGAAGACCGGCAAGCTCATGAGCGCGGTCCGCTCCAAGGTCGGCGGCTTCTCGCCCGACGCGGGCGGCGATTCGAGCCCGGCGCCCAGCGCGCCCTCGTCCGGCTGCGCGGGCTGTTCCGGCGGCAACTGCTCCAGCTGCGGCTAACCCCCGAGCGCCCTCTTCACACGGTGGAAGTCACACCATAGGAATCCGCATGAACAAGCTCACCATCGCCACCCGAGGCTCGGCCCTGGCCCTGTGGCAGGCCAACCATATCAAGGACCTGCTCGAGGCCGAACACCCCGGCCTGACCGTGGACCTGCTCAAGATCAAGACCAAGGGCGACAAGATCCTGGACGTGCCGCTGGCCAAGGTCGGCGGCAAGGGGCTGTTCGTCAAGGAAATCGAGGAGGCGCTGCTGGACGGCCGCGCCCAGTTGGCGGTCCACTCCATGAAGGACGTGCCCACCGAGCTGCCCGACGGCCTGGAGGTCGGCATCATCCCGGAGCGCGAGGCGTCCACCGACACCCTGTGCTCGGTCAAATACGCCGGGCTCGAGGAACTGCCCCAGGGCGCGCTGGTCGGAACCTCTTCCCTGCGCCGCCAGTCCCAGCTCAAGGCGCTGCGGCCGGACCTGCGCATCGAGTCCCTGCGCGGCAACGTCGGCACCCGGGTGCAGAAGCTGCTCGACGGCGAGTTCGACGCCATCGTCCTGGCCACCGCCGGATTGAAGCGGCTGGGCATGGAGGCCCCGCACATGGAAATCCTCGGCCCCCCGGACTTCCTGCCCGCCGTGGCCCAGGGCGCGCTGGGCATCGAATTCCACTCCGAGAACCGGGAAGTGCGCGACCTGCTCGCCTTCCTGGACCACGAGCACACCCGGCACCAGGTCCTGGCCGAACGCGGCTTCCTGACCGGGCTGGACGGCGGCTGCCAGGTGCCTATCGCGGCCTGGTCCGAGATCGACGGCGAGCACCTCCGCCTGACCGGCTTCGTGGCCGACGTGGACGGGTCCAAGCCCATCCGTCGCATGGTCGAGGGCAGCGTCGAGCACGCCTGGGACCTGGGCATGATCCTGGCCGGACAGGTCCTGGAAGCGGGCGGCAAGGCCATCCTCGACGCGGTCTACGCCCGGGAAACCAAGTAGCCCGACCGGCCTGCCCCTCCGGCGGAACTATACATTTCTTTATATGAAAAAGATCAGCAAAATAAAGTTGTTGGGCGAGCGCCAGCCGCGCGGTCCGATCCGCCCCCTAAAGGTTTCTCAATATTTACCGATCAAGACGGCAAGGAATATGTTCAACACTCCATGGAAGGAGGTACGAATCATGGAAGTTGCCGGTTTTGAAGTACAAGGTTCCAACATGGCCGAGCAGATCAAGTCGATCCGCAAGGTTCGTCTCCAGCGCGAGGTGCTGGAGAATCCCGAAATGGCGCGTGAACTCGTCAAGGTCCAGTCCACGGGCACCTACAACGCCAAGGGCGATCTCGTCCAGGCGGTATCCACAGACTTGGGGGATGCTTAGACGTGCGCGCCAACTCACCCGAAAAGTAAGGGCCGATCAGCAATCTGATCGGC
Proteins encoded:
- a CDS encoding linear amide C-N hydrolase — translated: MLIILFALLLVAAPAMACTDFVVKAGDGTIVGGRSMDFGIDDQAKVTVYPRGKQWSSEAPGKKQGMRWRQHNGFVAFSVLGLEASTDGMNEKGLAAKVLWLPSVGYQAVPKGSEAKALEVTLVPDWILGTFETVAEVKKALPGVFVWGKELAGLGGIPVLHLAVHDAQGNSMVAEWIDGKLNVYDNPLGVMTNEPPLPGHWANMRNYVNLSNRIHPALELNGVTFKGTGNGSGLFGLPGDCTPPSRFVRAAVLGNFAYQPKNAEEAVVFARHLLNQVDVMKGVSRDKTPQGEVADYTQWTAIEDLTNRVLYFADYGDQTLRAIDLKKLDFTRSDYAPIPVSMPSGNAVKDVTPR
- a CDS encoding tetratricopeptide repeat protein, which gives rise to MNDDFFALHLDNGEESLAGPSGRVFMAGGLVRCVFSAATPVKMGMGANSRTHESLTFRFVEQTGKDDFVSRLLGDRHLPIGEAELISLDDLVAEYSPELAYYEEHVIPAMLERGTPEDAPASTIDGRVFNGLFGLGLVYLEQGEPVRAAALFNDLARSGAHFEGRDQFLFNDLGIVLRKCGLFDLAIAFFLRALEYVKDDENLFYNLARAHYENKDWTRSLDYLIQSHKFNPGLTVTNDLLELMVGLEADERLLARYDKPPVPPAVAARARQILAAGSGRLKLDDTLVGRPVEPGRARSGGIGYVQFKRHGSDD
- a CDS encoding FmdB family zinc ribbon protein, with the translated sequence MPIFEYKCNACGNEFEELVFDRDECPPCPKCQSGKTGKLMSAVRSKVGGFSPDAGGDSSPAPSAPSSGCAGCSGGNCSSCG
- the hemC gene encoding hydroxymethylbilane synthase codes for the protein MNKLTIATRGSALALWQANHIKDLLEAEHPGLTVDLLKIKTKGDKILDVPLAKVGGKGLFVKEIEEALLDGRAQLAVHSMKDVPTELPDGLEVGIIPEREASTDTLCSVKYAGLEELPQGALVGTSSLRRQSQLKALRPDLRIESLRGNVGTRVQKLLDGEFDAIVLATAGLKRLGMEAPHMEILGPPDFLPAVAQGALGIEFHSENREVRDLLAFLDHEHTRHQVLAERGFLTGLDGGCQVPIAAWSEIDGEHLRLTGFVADVDGSKPIRRMVEGSVEHAWDLGMILAGQVLEAGGKAILDAVYARETK